One part of the Marmota flaviventris isolate mMarFla1 chromosome 4, mMarFla1.hap1, whole genome shotgun sequence genome encodes these proteins:
- the LOC139705432 gene encoding uncharacterized protein isoform X2 — protein MYLTILDSIINQKGKQIKKAQLLQFLKIVGEYCPWFCEQESPNLSTWEKLGRKLQKVYFSNELPGGIESIQKTWTALEICLFEYMGQSSWPPEDLLKGLQRAIKSIQMENSPEAKLIPFPLGRLKTKTTLKAKPKVRNVTLNSQDYTSPQGDSRDEYHRGQTSEILESPQEEVEDLPTEENPEEIPRGAQSSSPPRGLETQIQNDDSTESDHDLQSEGEESDMEIQDLQRNLNRLRLTPPVQTIRIRPVPAKRTKFNRMASLRNKNTETPKSEPPPHF, from the coding sequence atgtatctgactattttagacagtataattaatcagaaaggaaaacagataaagaaagctcagttattacaattcttaaagattgtaggtgaatattgtccttggttttgtgaacaagagtctccaaatttatctacttgggagaaattaggaagaaagttacaaaaagtttatttttctaatgaactacctggaggcatagaaagtattcagaaaacttggacagctctagaaatttgtctttttgaatatatgggTCAAAGTTCGTGGCCCCCTGAAGACCTGTTAAAAGGCTTGCAAAGGGctattaagtctattcaaatggaaaattcgcctgaggctaagttaattccttttcccttaggccgtttaaaaacaaagacaacgcTAAAAGCCAAACCCAAGGTTAGGAATGTGACTTTAAACTCGCAGGACTATACTAGCCCGCAGGGAGATTCTAGGGACGAATATCATAGAGGACAAACCTCCGAGATCTTAGAAAGCCCTCAGGAAGAGGTAGAGGATCTTCCCACAGAGGAAAATCCGGAAGAGATTCCTAGAGGGGCTCAGAGTTCTTCTCCGCCACGTGGTTTAGAAACCCAAATTCAAAATGACGATAGTACAGAGTCTGACCATGACTTGCAATCTGAGGGAGAAGAATCAGACATGGAAATTCAGGACTTACAGAGGAATCTTAACAGGCTGCGTTTAACACCGCCTGTCCAGACTATTCGAATTCGGCCGGTAcctgctaaaaggacaaaatttaacag